The Streptomyces sp. NBC_01197 genome window below encodes:
- a CDS encoding alpha/beta fold hydrolase: MKLRKPRGRVLASAAAALAVLAGAGTWTAVASDGPAPVHREDRLMAVDGVRIDTSYFTAGGSGRRPAVLVGHGFGGSKDDVKSQAQQLARDGYAVLTWSARGFGKSTGDIGLNDPGHEVKDVSRLIDWLATRPEVQLDKPGDPRVGVTGASYGGAISLLAAGYDHRVDAIAPQITYWSLADSLFPDGVFKKLWAGIFINSGGGCARFEKQLCAMYDRVAGSGKPDAAARKMLDERSPSGVGGRIKVPSLIVQGQTDSLFPLGQADAAAKRIKANGAPVSVDWIAGGHDGGDGESSRINGRIASWFDRYLKGDKGADTGPAFRVTRTGGVDSTDGAAQLRGASSGHYPGLESGGHPLALTGREQTVENPAGGAPPAISAVPGVAALSQLSGLGVGLSLDFPGQYAHFDSAPVTTALTVTGAPKARVRVTSSSPDAVLFAKVYDVPPDGKQQVLPHQLVAPVRITGAKAGRTVELTLPAIDHKVEAGHRLRLVLASTDLGYASPASPATYTVSSAGPLTVPTVPALRTASAGFPWWVWGLPALGALIAAVLLVPRRVRSVPAPDPELAHLPLRITGLTKKYARSADRYAVRDLSFDVGKGQVLGLLGPNGAGKTTTLRMLMGLITPDGGEIRVFGHAIRPGAPVLSRVGAFVEGAGFLPHLSGRANLDLYWQATGRPTEDAHVAEALEIAGLGDALDRAVRTYSQGMRQRLAIAQAMLGLPDLLILDEPTNGLDPPQIREMRDVMIRYAAEGRTVIVSSHLLAEVEQSCTHLVVMDHGQLVQAGPVAEIIGSGDTLLVTAAEEITEALAGKVAALPGIGSAVRTDDGLLVRLDGATPAVLVAELLRLDVPLTGMGPHRRLEDAFLTLIGGQPV; the protein is encoded by the coding sequence CAGGCGCAGCAGTTGGCGCGGGACGGGTACGCGGTGCTGACCTGGTCGGCACGCGGCTTCGGGAAGTCGACCGGTGACATCGGGCTCAACGACCCCGGCCACGAGGTCAAGGACGTGTCCCGGCTGATCGACTGGCTGGCGACCCGCCCCGAAGTCCAGCTGGACAAGCCCGGCGACCCGCGCGTCGGCGTCACCGGAGCCTCGTACGGCGGTGCGATCTCGCTGCTCGCCGCCGGGTACGACCACCGCGTCGACGCCATCGCGCCGCAGATCACCTACTGGAGCCTGGCCGACTCGCTCTTCCCGGACGGGGTGTTCAAGAAGCTCTGGGCCGGGATCTTCATCAACTCCGGCGGCGGCTGCGCCCGTTTCGAGAAACAGCTCTGCGCGATGTACGACCGGGTCGCCGGGAGCGGCAAGCCGGACGCCGCCGCCCGCAAGATGCTCGACGAGCGGAGCCCATCGGGGGTGGGCGGCCGGATCAAGGTGCCCTCGCTGATCGTCCAGGGCCAGACTGACTCCCTCTTCCCGCTGGGCCAGGCCGATGCCGCGGCGAAGCGGATCAAGGCCAACGGCGCGCCCGTATCGGTCGACTGGATCGCCGGCGGGCATGACGGCGGCGACGGGGAGAGCAGCCGGATCAACGGACGGATCGCCTCCTGGTTCGACCGCTATCTCAAGGGCGACAAGGGCGCCGACACCGGGCCGGCCTTCCGTGTCACCCGTACGGGCGGGGTCGATTCGACCGATGGCGCGGCCCAGTTGAGGGGTGCGAGCAGTGGCCACTACCCCGGCCTGGAGAGCGGCGGGCACCCACTCGCGCTCACCGGCCGCGAGCAGACCGTGGAGAACCCGGCAGGCGGCGCGCCGCCCGCGATCTCCGCCGTACCGGGCGTCGCCGCGCTCTCCCAGCTCTCGGGGCTCGGGGTCGGGCTCTCGCTGGACTTCCCAGGCCAGTACGCGCACTTCGACTCCGCACCGGTGACCACCGCCCTCACCGTCACCGGCGCACCGAAGGCCAGGGTCAGGGTCACGTCGTCCTCGCCGGACGCGGTCCTGTTCGCCAAGGTGTACGACGTGCCGCCGGACGGCAAGCAGCAGGTGCTGCCCCACCAGCTCGTCGCCCCGGTCCGGATCACCGGGGCGAAGGCGGGCCGGACGGTCGAGCTGACCCTTCCGGCCATCGACCACAAGGTCGAGGCCGGACACCGGCTGCGGCTGGTCCTCGCGTCGACCGACCTCGGTTACGCGTCCCCGGCGTCCCCCGCCACGTACACCGTCTCGTCGGCCGGACCACTGACCGTCCCCACGGTGCCGGCGCTGCGCACCGCGAGTGCCGGGTTCCCCTGGTGGGTGTGGGGACTTCCGGCGCTGGGCGCGCTGATCGCGGCCGTGCTGCTGGTGCCGCGGCGGGTGAGGTCCGTCCCCGCACCCGACCCCGAGCTGGCGCATCTGCCGCTGCGGATCACCGGGCTGACCAAGAAGTACGCCAGGTCCGCCGACCGGTACGCGGTCCGTGATCTGTCCTTCGACGTGGGAAAGGGCCAGGTGCTCGGCCTGCTCGGGCCCAATGGCGCGGGCAAGACCACCACGCTGCGGATGCTGATGGGGCTCATCACGCCTGACGGCGGCGAGATCCGGGTGTTCGGCCACGCGATCCGGCCGGGTGCGCCCGTCCTCTCGCGGGTCGGCGCTTTCGTCGAGGGGGCCGGGTTCCTGCCGCACCTCTCCGGGCGGGCCAACCTCGATCTGTACTGGCAGGCCACCGGCCGCCCCACCGAGGACGCGCACGTCGCCGAGGCGCTGGAGATCGCCGGTCTTGGCGACGCGCTGGACCGCGCGGTCCGTACGTACTCGCAGGGGATGCGGCAGCGGCTCGCCATCGCCCAGGCCATGCTCGGCCTGCCCGACCTGCTGATCCTGGATGAGCCGACGAACGGACTCGACCCGCCGCAGATCCGCGAGATGCGGGACGTGATGATCCGGTACGCGGCCGAAGGCCGGACCGTGATCGTCTCCAGCCATCTGCTGGCGGAAGTCGAGCAGTCCTGCACGCATCTGGTCGTCATGGACCACGGACAGCTCGTCCAGGCCGGACCCGTCGCCGAGATCATCGGCAGTGGGGACACCCTCCTCGTCACCGCCGCCGAGGAGATCACGGAGGCGCTGGCCGGGAAGGTGGCCGCGCTGCCCGGCATCGGCTCCGCCGTACGCACCGACGACGGACTGCTCGTCCGGCTGGACGGAGCCACCCCGGCGGTCCTCGTCGCGGAACTGCTGCGGCTGGACGTGCCGTTGACCGGCATGGGACCGCACCGCCGCCTGGAGGACGCGTTCCTCACCCTGATCGGAGGCCAACCCGTATGA
- a CDS encoding ABC transporter permease: MSTTVLPDPAAPDPALRGPARPDPATATAPGYRARHTLPLLVEAKRQFRRRRTLAMGAVLVALPFILVAAFAVGGTPSGSGRNGPTLLDTATASGANYAATCLFVSAGFLLVVPVALFCGDTVASEAGWSSLRYLLAAPVPRARLLWSKLTVALVFSLAAMVVLPVVALAVGTVAYGWGPLELPTGGSLAAGDTVPRLVLVVAFIFVSQLVTAALAFWLSTRTDAPLGAVGGAVGLTIVGNVLDAVTALGSWRDFLPAHWQFAWADALQPQLEWGGMVKGAAVSVAYALVLFALAFRGFARKDIVS, encoded by the coding sequence ATGAGCACGACCGTCCTCCCGGACCCAGCCGCCCCCGACCCCGCCCTCCGGGGCCCCGCTCGTCCTGACCCCGCGACAGCCACCGCGCCCGGATACCGCGCACGGCACACGCTGCCCCTGCTGGTCGAGGCGAAACGGCAGTTCAGGCGGCGGCGCACGCTGGCGATGGGCGCGGTGCTCGTCGCGCTGCCGTTCATCCTGGTCGCGGCGTTCGCGGTCGGCGGCACCCCCAGCGGCAGCGGCCGGAACGGTCCGACGCTGCTGGACACCGCGACGGCTTCCGGCGCGAACTACGCGGCGACCTGCCTGTTCGTGTCGGCGGGCTTCCTGCTGGTGGTGCCGGTCGCGCTGTTCTGCGGCGACACAGTGGCATCGGAGGCCGGCTGGTCATCGCTGCGCTATCTGCTCGCCGCGCCCGTGCCGCGCGCCCGGCTGCTGTGGAGCAAGCTCACGGTTGCCCTCGTCTTCAGCCTGGCGGCGATGGTGGTGCTGCCGGTGGTGGCGCTCGCGGTGGGCACGGTCGCGTACGGCTGGGGGCCGCTGGAGCTGCCCACCGGGGGCTCGCTCGCAGCGGGGGACACGGTGCCGCGGCTGGTGCTCGTGGTGGCGTTCATCTTCGTGTCCCAACTGGTCACGGCGGCACTCGCGTTCTGGCTCTCCACCAGGACGGACGCGCCGCTGGGAGCGGTCGGCGGCGCGGTCGGTCTGACGATCGTCGGGAACGTCCTGGACGCGGTGACCGCGCTCGGCTCCTGGCGCGACTTCCTGCCCGCGCACTGGCAGTTCGCCTGGGCGGACGCACTCCAGCCTCAGCTCGAATGGGGCGGCATGGTCAAGGGCGCGGCCGTGTCGGTGGCGTACGCGCTCGTCCTCTTCGCGCTGGCCTTCAGGGGGTTCGCCCGGAAGGACATCGTGTCGTAG
- a CDS encoding EamA family transporter: MGRESGATAGALSLAEPLAAAVLGIALLGERLSPSGVAGGVLLLGGLVLVSALPSAGGYGSHAEGGARPRLPCCPDGERARRRRCSVSTALRQR; the protein is encoded by the coding sequence GTGGGAAGAGAGAGCGGGGCCACCGCCGGCGCGCTCAGCCTGGCCGAACCCCTGGCCGCCGCGGTGCTGGGGATCGCGCTGCTCGGGGAGCGGCTGAGCCCCTCAGGTGTGGCGGGCGGGGTGCTCCTGCTGGGCGGGCTGGTACTGGTCTCCGCCCTGCCCAGCGCTGGAGGCTACGGCTCCCATGCGGAGGGCGGCGCCAGGCCCCGGCTCCCGTGCTGCCCGGACGGGGAGCGGGCGCGGAGACGTAGGTGCTCGGTATCCACGGCGTTACGGCAGCGGTGA
- a CDS encoding tellurite resistance TerB family protein: MALWDRLKDSAKTMQTQLDAKKNDLKSGGFRDASMAMCALVAAADGSIDPAERQRVASLIATNDVLTNFTADDLQARFNDYCQKLTADFDFGKVSILQTIGKVSKKPTEARAVIQIGIVIGGADGDFDKSERAVVREACFALGIAPTEFDL, from the coding sequence ATGGCCCTGTGGGACCGCTTGAAGGACTCTGCGAAGACGATGCAGACGCAGCTCGACGCGAAGAAGAACGACCTCAAGAGCGGCGGATTCCGGGATGCCAGCATGGCCATGTGCGCGCTGGTCGCCGCGGCCGACGGCTCGATCGACCCCGCGGAGCGCCAGCGCGTCGCCTCGCTGATCGCCACCAATGACGTCCTGACGAACTTCACGGCGGACGACCTGCAGGCGCGCTTCAACGACTACTGCCAGAAGCTCACCGCCGACTTCGACTTCGGCAAGGTCAGCATCCTGCAGACCATCGGCAAGGTCAGCAAGAAGCCCACCGAGGCCCGCGCCGTCATCCAGATCGGCATCGTGATCGGCGGCGCCGACGGAGACTTCGACAAGTCCGAGCGGGCCGTGGTCCGCGAGGCGTGCTTCGCGCTGGGGATCGCGCCGACGGAGTTCGACCTGTAG